GGAGGACGTTTCATAATAGCTTCGTTGACATTAAGCAGTCTACCCAGGGCATAAACCTGGACCTTATAACAGTCAGCTAGAGGTTCAAAATCTGAGCCTCCATCCCCGTATTTCACAAACTGACCAAGAAACAGTTCTGTCTTATTCGTTGTCCCGCAAACCGCATAGTTCAACTTCTCAGCATACATATACTGAACAAGCATTCGAGATCTCTGTTTGACATTCTGAAGTCCTATTAATTCAAGATAATCATTCGCTTTCAGTCTGTACTTCCCAGCAGGTACCCCATCTTTAACAAGCTGGATATAAGGAACATTTAAAAGTCCCTGGTTAAGAAAATCAGGAAGAACAAGCGACGTCTTATGGAGATCAGGGTCGTAATCAGGGCAGGTTCGCTTTATAATCTGTTCCTTTTTATCATAGATATTAAGCGACCTGAGGATAGGGGAGATGGACACTTCCTCGTATGGAACTCCAAGGCTCTCACAGATTTCAGCTCCAAGGGCTGCGCTGGAAGGAGAGGATTCGTCTTCAGGAAGGAGAAGACAGTACACGTTTTCCTTCCCAAGTGCATGGACACAGAGGGTTAATGCTACTGCAGAGTCTATTCCTCCAGATACTCCTATGACCACCCCTCTTTTCTTAAAAACACTTACTTGCTCTTTAATAAATTTCTTGAGATTTAAAGATAAATTTTCAATATCTCGATTAAGTTCTTCCAGAATATGGACATTTTTACCTTCTGCTGCTTCCATAGCTTAACCCTCGGAATGAATACCATTTATGTTGAATCTTAGTTATGTACCACTTATGTTGAATCTTAGTTAAAAGTCTCAAAATCGATTTAAATCGAAATTAAGCTTCTTTGCAGCCTCCATTATCAGGGGTTGAGAGAGTTCCTGAGTAATTTTCTCAAACCCTTCTTCCCTCGACATATCCCCGCTTCGAACAAGCCCTGCAATATCAAAGGTGTATGAGTGGAATCCATATTTCTTCAGGTGGTTGTAACAGGCAAAGGAATTCAAGATACAGTTAGTTGAGTTGCTGTCGTTGATTCCTGGGGATTCCCAGCCGATTTCAAGCAGGGTCTCAAGTATTACATCTTCATTATAATCCCATAGGCAGAGAGGATGAAGGATACTCGGAACATTCTCACCCAGATTTGCAAGAACCGATTTTTTCAGGAGGAAAACTTCATCCTTATCATCAACCCCTATTTTTTGGAGCTGGGTTTCAAACAGGTTTCTTGAC
The Methanosarcina thermophila TM-1 genome window above contains:
- the nadE gene encoding NAD(+) synthase; this translates as MEAAEGKNVHILEELNRDIENLSLNLKKFIKEQVSVFKKRGVVIGVSGGIDSAVALTLCVHALGKENVYCLLLPEDESSPSSAALGAEICESLGVPYEEVSISPILRSLNIYDKKEQIIKRTCPDYDPDLHKTSLVLPDFLNQGLLNVPYIQLVKDGVPAGKYRLKANDYLELIGLQNVKQRSRMLVQYMYAEKLNYAVCGTTNKTELFLGQFVKYGDGGSDFEPLADCYKVQVYALGRLLNVNEAIMKRPPSADTWSHFTSDEEFYWRMPLEILDQLLYAQEHQLPTEVIEKNTGLSSETIEKVLIHINRIRDSTEYVRAAPPICYISR